A window of the Gossypium hirsutum isolate 1008001.06 chromosome A03, Gossypium_hirsutum_v2.1, whole genome shotgun sequence genome harbors these coding sequences:
- the LOC107908604 gene encoding tubby-like F-box protein 8, with amino-acid sequence MSFRSIVRDVRDSFGSLSRRSFDVRLIGHHRGKSHGSLHDLHDEPVVVQSSRWANLPPELLVDVIKRLEESESTWPTRKNVVACASVCRSWRFICKEIVKSPEFCGKLTFPVSLKQPGPRDGTIQCFIKRDKSKLTYRLFLCLSPALLVENGKFLLSAKRTRRTTSTEYIISMNADNISRSSSSYIGKLRSNFLGTKFIIYDTQPAYTSTHVPPPGRTSRRFYSKKVSPKVPTGSYNIAQITYELNVLGTRGPRRMHCMMHSIPASALDASGVVPGQPELLRHPLEDSFRSISFSKSLDHSVEFSSSRFSEIGTSYDDEDGKMKPLILKNKPPRWHEQLQCWCLNFRGRVTVASVKNFQLIAATQAAAGAPTPSSQPAPPDTDKIILQFGKVGKDMFTMDYRYPLSAFQAFAICLSSFDTKLACE; translated from the exons atgtcCTTCCGTAGCATAGTTCGTGATGTGAGGGATAGTTTTGGGAGCTTGTCTAGGCGAAGTTTTGATGTTAGGTTGATCGGGCATCATAGGGGAAAATCCCATGGTTCATTACATGATTTGCACGATGAGCCTGTTGTAGTTCAGAGCAGCCGGTGGGCTAACCTACCCCCTGAGCTGCTTGTCGATGTGATCAAGAGGTTGGAGGAGAGTGAGAGCACATGGCCTACTCGAAAGAATGTCGTTGCATGCGCATCAGTTTGTCGGTCGTGGAGATTCATCTGCAAAGAAATTGTTAAGAGTCCCGAATTCTGTGGGAAGCTTACATTCCCCGTGTCTCTGAAACAG CCTGGGCCACGCGATGGAACCATCCAGTGTTTCATTAAAAGGGATAAATCTAAATTAACGTATCGCCTCTTTCTTTGTCTTAGCCCTG CCCTGCTAGTTGAGAACGGGAAATTCCTTCTTTCTGCAAAAAGGACACGTAGGACTACTTCTACGGAGTATATCATTTCTATGAATGCTGATAACATTTCACGATCAAGTAGCAGTTACATTGGAAAACTGAG GTCAAACTTCCTTGGCACAAAGTTCATAATATATGACACCCAACCTGCCTATACCTCGACTCATGTCCCTCCACCAGGCCGGACGAGTCGAAGATTTTACTCCAAGAAAGTTTCCCCTAAAGTCCCTACTGGCAGCTACAACATAGCTCAGATTACTTACGAACTAAATGTTCTCGGTACTCGGGGTCCACGAAGGATGCATTGTATGATGCACTCTATCCCTGCTTCGGCTCTTGACGCCAGTGGTGTTGTCCCTGGCCAGCCCGAGCTTCTCCGTCATCCATTAGAGGACTCATTCAGAAGCATTTCCTTCTCTAAATCTCTTGACCACTCTGTTGAGTTCAGCAGCTCTCGGTTTTCCGAAATTGGCACATCTTATGATGATGAGGACGGGAAAATGAAACCCTTGATCCTCAAAAACAAGCCCCCAAGATGGCACGAGCAGTTACAGTGTTGGTGCTTGAATTTCCGAGGTCGAGTAACAGTTGCTTCGGTTAAGAACTTCCAATTGATTGCTGCCACACAAGCAGCTGCTGGTGCACCCACCCCATCATCTCAACCTGCCCCACCTGATACTGATAAGATAATCCTACAGTTTGGTAAAGTTGGCAAAGATATGTTCACCATGGATTACCGTTATCCGCTATCTGCATTTCAGGCTTTTGCAATCTGCCTTAGCAGCTTTGACACCAAATTGGCTTGTGAATAG
- the LOC121222473 gene encoding G-box-binding factor 4: MASSKLITTTSQTNPDVTRQPSLCSSLSTLFADLQNQQNNNENRSQNCVGSMSMDDLLKNIYPSTPPPPPSTTGNTGSDAHHAQFLGGSISREGSFSLPKDVASKSVDEVWKEIVAGGGDQRQEGQLEEMTLEDFLTKAGAVREEDVSRGVVNQVGAGVFHVEPAVINGGGSQFSTFGNKGGVDHQRLVVVPTGGGGRGKRRAVEEPPLDKATQQKQRRMIKNRESAARSRERKQAYTVELESMVTHLEEENARLRREEAELNKERFKQLMKNLVPVDEKQRPRRVIRRAHSMEW; encoded by the exons ATGGCGTCTTCTAAGTTGATCACGACCACGTCACAGACGAATCCCGATGTGACACGTCAGCCTTCTCTGTGCTCTTCGCTCTCCACTCTCTTCGCTGATCTCCAAAACCAACAAAACAACAATGAAAACCGATCTCAGAACTGCGTTGGTTCCATGAGTATGGACGATCTATTGAAAAACATATACCCGTCGACACCGCCTCCTCCGCCGTCGACGACGGGGAATACTGGTTCCGACGCTCACCACGCACAGTTCCTCGGTGGTTCCATCTCGCGCGAAGGTAGCTTCTCGCTTCCGAAGGATGTGGCTAGCAAGTCCGTTGACGAGGTTTGGAAGGAGATCGTGGCTGGCGGAGGCGATCAAAGGCAGGAAGGTCAACTTGAAGAGATGACTTTGGAGGATTTTTTGACGAAAGCTGGTGCGGTTAGGGAAGAGGACGTCAGCCGGGGAGTTGTTAATCAGGTGGGTGCAGGTGTTTTTCACGTGGAGCCTGCCGTTATCAACGGCGGTGGAAGTCAGTTTTCGACGTTTGGAAACAAAGGTGGCGTTGATCATCAGAGGTTGGTGGTGGTGCCAACTGGTGGAGGCGGGAGAGGTAAACGACGCGCCGTGGAGGAACCTCCTTTGGATAAAGCGACACAGCAGAAACAGAGGAGGATGATCAAGAACAGAGAATCCGCTGCTAGGTCTAGAGAACGCAAACAG GCATATACTGTTGAATTGGAATCTATGGTAACACATCTGGAAGAAGAGAATGCTCGGTTGCGAAGAGAAGAG GCTGAGCTAAACAAGGAGAGGTTTAAGCAG TTGATGAAGAACTTGGTCCCCGTCGACGAGAAGCAAAGACCGCGTCGTGTTATCAGACGAGCTCATTCTATGGAATGGTAA
- the LOC121222476 gene encoding probable helicase MAGATAMA 3, translating to MAVDKDKLQEEASIVRFCKIILGWDYFRLLKLSRKNNKDEATSALKEVKDSYKDVDDYLATFEPLLFEEVKAQIVQRKDEEEVTDWKLRLVMECNEADGFYLPAITYEAEEEESISQNDLLLLSKEDFKEGSKKLPTTYAFALVEHRQKNQLRLRMYLAGEFTQVNPDVEKSSARLARMQALITSTANAVDKRLFSIKICSLSTIAREYIALRSVGSLPFKDLILKAAERDPGSEDQSWKISGSLKDYFKENLNKSQQEAIHAGLSRKSIVLIQGPPGTGKTQTILGLLSAILHATPARVHSKGVLLELNLGPELPIEEKYKHWGRASPWLMNANPRDIIMPIDGDDGFFPTSGNEMKPEVVNSRRKYRLRVLVCAPSNSALDEIVLRLLKTGVRDENVRAYTPKVVRIGLKPHHSVEAVSLDYLVNQKRELAGDKPKQSSTAKDIDSLRAAILDEAVIVCSTLSFSGSALLSKLSSGFDVVIIDEAAQAVEPATLLPLSSGCKQVFLIGDPVQLPATVISPVAEKFGYATSLFKRFQRAGYPVKMLKTQYRMHPEIRSFPSKEFYDEALEDGSDVEDQTTREWHKYRCFGPFCFFDIHEGKESQPSGSGSWVNTDEIEFVLALYNKLITMHPELKSSSQFAIISPYRHQVKLLQERFQETFGVESKRVVDIGTIDGFQGREKDVVIFSCVRASKDRGIGFVSDFRRMNVGITRAKSSVLVVGSASTLKRDEHWNNLVESAEERGCLFKVGKPYTSFLNDEYLESMKVINKDAQMMEDMDDLDNDNVAAYNMAGDADQAPVEDNDYGDGDGDVGGYDDD from the exons ATGGCTGTGGACAAAGATAAGCTTCAAGAAGAAGCTTCCATTGTTCGTTTTTGTAAAATTATTCTTGGCTGGGACTATTTTCGCCTCCTCAAATTATCTAGA AAAAATAACAAAGATGAGGCGACGTCGGCTTTAAAAGAAGTGAAGGATAGCTACAAAGACGTTGATGATTATTTGGCTACTTTCGAGCCGCTTTTGTTTGAGGAAGTCAAAGCTCAGATTGTTCAGAGAAAAGATGAGGAGGAAG TGACTGATTGGAAGCTAAGGCTGGTTATGGAATGCAATGAGGCTGATGGATTTTACTTACCTGCGATTACTTATGAAGCTGAGGAGGAAGAATCGATATCACAGAATGACCTTTTGCTGCTTTCAAAAGAGGAC TTTAAAGAGGGTAGTAAGAAACTCCCAACAACATATGCATTTGCATTGGTGGAACATAGACAAAAGAATCAGCTTAGACTCAGAATGTACTTAGCTGGCGAGTTCACACAAGTAAATCCTGATGTTGAAAAGAGTTCTGCAAGGCTGGCGCGTATGCAAGCCCTTATCACTTCTACTGCTAATGCAGTGGACAAACGATTGTTCAGTATAAAG ATTTGTAGTTTATCAACTATAGCGCGTGAATATATAGCTCTGCGATCAGTTGGTTCTCTTCCTTTCAAGGATTTAATACTTAAAGCAGCAGAAAGAGATCCTGGTTCTGAAGACCAATCCTGGAAAATTTCTGGATCCCTAAAAGATTATTTTAAGGAGAATCTTAACAAATCTCAACAGGAAGCTATACAT GCTGGTCTGTCTCGTAAATCCATTGTCCTGATACAG GGGCCACCTGGAACAGGGAAGACACAGACCATCCTTGGACTTCTAAGTGCTATTTTGCATGCAACTCCAGCAAGAGTACACTCGAA GGGTGTATTGCTTGAGCTAAATCTTGGACCAGAACTACCCATTGAAGAAAA ATACAAGCATTGGGGACGAGCTTCTCCATGGTTAATGAATGCTAATCCCAGGGATATTATCATGCCTATTGATGGTGATGATGGTTTCTTTCCTACCTCTGGAAACGAGATG AAGCCAGAAGTTGTTAATTCCAGACGGAAATATCGCCTACGGGTGCTGGTATGTGCACCATCAAATTCTGCTCTTGATGAGATTGTGTTACGTCTTTTAAAAACCG GTGTTCGTGATGAAAATGTTCGCGCATATACTCCTAAAGTTGTTCGCATTGGTCTTAAACCACATCATTCTGTCGAGGCAGTCTCCCTGGATTACCTT GTTAATCAAAAGAGGGAGTTGGCTGGTGATAAGCCGAAACAATCTTCCACAGCAAAGGATATAGACAGCCTTCGTGCTGCAATTTTAGATGAGGCTGTCATT GTCTGCTCCACGCTCAGCTTCAGTGGTTCAGCATTGCTTTCTAAACTTAGTTCTGGTTTTGATGTTGTTATAATTGATGAAGCTGCCCAAGCT GTGGAACCTGCCACTCTTCTTCCTTTGTCCAGTGGCTGCAAACAAGTATTTCTG ATAGGTGATCCAGTTCAATTACCTGCTACTGTAATTTCACCCGTAGCTGAGAAATTTGG CTATGCCACGAGTTTGTTCAAGAGATTTCAGAGGGCTGGTTATCCTGTAAAGATGCTTAAGACTCAGTATCGAATGCATCCCGAG ATAAGAAGCTTTCCTTCAAAAGAGTTCTATGATGAGGCGTTAGAAGATGGATCAGATGTCGAAGATCAAACTACTCGTGAATGGCACAAATACCGCTGCTTCGGACCATTTTGCTTTTTCGATATACATGAAGGGAAAGAGTCACAACCCTCAGGAAGTGGGTCCTGGGTAAATACTGATGAGATCGAGTTTGTCCTTGCCTTGTACAATAAATTGATAACAATGCACCCAGAGCTTAAGTCGAGCTCTCAATTTGCTATTATAAGCCCTTATAGACATCAAGTCAAGCTTTTACAAGAGAGATTTCAGGAAACTTTTGGGGTGGAGTCCAAAAGGGTTGTGGATATTGGTACCATTGACGGTTTCCAG GGACGGGAAAAAGATGTTGTAATATTTTCTTGTGTGAGGGCTAGCAAAGATAGAGGCATAGGCTTTGTGTCTGATTTTCGGCGAATGAATGTCGGAATCACCCGAGCAAAGTCTTCTGTACTG GTGGTTGGTTCAGCATCAACGCTGAAGAGGGACGAGCATTGGAACAACCTAGTAGAAAGTGCTGAGGAGCGAGGATGCTTATTTAAG GTAGGGAAGCCTTATACATCattcttgaatgatgaatatctAGAATCGATGAAGGTTATTAACAAGGATGCACAAATGATGGAAGATATGGATGATCTTGATAATGATAATGTAGCAGCCTATAATATGGCTGGAGATGCTGATCAAGCTCCGGTGGAAGACAATGATTATGGAGATGGAGATGGAGATGTAGGAGGATATGATGATGACTGA
- the LOC107908602 gene encoding uncharacterized protein, which translates to MPPTNMNPNHNRSQATETRSSTANGDHHHHPNGHSITAQPLQRHHTYYPRSSSSSASFKGCCCCLFLLFSFLALLVLAIVLIIVLAVKPKKPQFDLQQVAVQYMGISTSTPSSFDGTATAVATTPTTASLSLTIRMLFTAVNPNKVGIKYGESRFTVMYRGIPLGKASVPGFYQQAHSTRNVEATIAVDRANLMQADATDLIKDASIYDRVQLRVLGDVGAKIRVLNFDSPGVQVSVDCAIVISPRKQSLTYKQCGFEGLNV; encoded by the exons atgccACCTACAAACATGAATCCAAACCATAATCGATCCCAAGCCACAGAAACGCGTTCATCCACCGCTAACGGTGACCACCACCACCACCCCAACGGCCACTCCATCACCGCTCAACCACTCCAACGCCACCATACTTACTACCCTCGTTCTTCCTCTTCCTCCGCCTCTTTTAAAGGCTGTTGTTGTTGCCTTTTCCTCCTTTTTTCCTTCTTAGCACTTCTTGTACTAGCTATCGTCCTCATCATTGTCCTCGCCGTTAAACCCAAAAAACCCCAGTTCGATCTCCAACAAGTAGCGGTTCAATACATGGGCATTTCAACATCTACTCCATCTTCTTTCGACGGTACCGCAACCGCCGTCGCTACCACCCCAACCACCGCTTCTTTATCTTTAACCATCCGTATGCTTTTCACAGCGGTAAATCCTAACAAAGTGGGGATCAAATACGGCGAATCTAGATTCACCGTTATGTACCGTGGGATCCCTTTGGGTAAAGCTTCGGTTCCTGGGTTTTATCAACAAGCTCATAGTACTCGTAACGTGGAAGCAACCATCGCCGTTGATCGAGCTAACTTAATGCAAGCTGACGCCACCGATTTAATCAAAGACGCCTCCATTTATGACCGTGTTCAGCTCCGAGTTCTCGGTGACGTCGGCGCAAAGATCCGTGTATTAAACTTCGATTCTCCTGGCGTCCAG GTATCAGTGGATTGTGCAATAGTGATTAGTCCAAGGAAGCAATCACTTACATACAAGCAATGTGGATTTGAAGGATTGaatgtttaa
- the LOC121222479 gene encoding kinetochore protein NDC80 homolog — protein sequence MRATARGRPTESFHPPVAQQSRDSDASFASSRPSSVAIGRAVSAVEPYAERSFQVATTRSINAFFSTHSIPPISTKPSQAPSAKELLNILTSLLSLLGFPCSKVEDELGFLLKSLNCPFKFNKSTLRAPNTHHNWPNWLGIVHWLVQLAIYNEHLCQNSISSFAQNNSMTEYALECYKRFICGEDDLVEVLDKEFVQKLEKERENVVENCRALEKSVGELEAKAEGLKTGPTEKEMLEKENNVLEEDVKKFHAMIAEFTGRVAAMEKVLEEKQKELNVKEEERNRICEENEELKKRVELQTFNARDVERMRREMQAVEKDIVEAEMARNSWEDKSWDLDSAIGQKFKELTALAMECNQAIRRLKLGNDFQYELNAKGSTPAEVMGIDYKAMLKPELEIYADKIRECSKKKFEDMIVLQQQSKEMASKIEDKKNCIAELQSRIDEVEAPINLFKKEIQDCDHRSTAEAKKMVEDVQFETHKLDITEREATEILKASQLRLQEAIQQSEEEIQIHARQLFMVVDSVSKYKEHVESKISEMRVSLSETAAAVSDAYKGSLPAQFPGSANAN from the exons atgagagCCACCGCACGCGGCCGTCCCACCGAGTCCTTCCATCCTCCGGTAGCACAACAGTCACGTGATTCCGATGCCAGTTTCGCCAGCAGTCGGCCCTCTTCCGTCGCTATTGGCCGCGCCGTATCCGCCGTTGAACCCTATGCCGAACGCTCTTTCCAAGTGGCGACCACCCGTTCTATTAACGCTTTCTTCTCCACTCATTCAATTCCACCTATCTCCACCAAACCTTCTCAAGCACCGTCCGCTAAAGAGCTCTTGAATATCCTTACCTCCCTCCTTTCTCTTCTTGGTTTCCCTTGCTCCAAAGTCGAGGACGAACTAGGTTTTCTTTTGAAATCTCTAAATTGCCCTTTCAAGTTCAATAAATCTACGCTCCGTGCCCCTAATACCCATCACAATTGGCCAAATTGGCTTGGTATCGTTCACTGGCTGGTTCAACTTGCGATCTACAATGAACATTTATGTCAGAACTCCATATCTTCTTTTGCTCAAAACAATAGCATGACTGAGTATGCATTGGAGTGTTACAAACGATTTATATGTGGAGAGGATGATTTAGTTGAGGTTTTAGATAAGGAGTTCGTGCAGAAGCTTGAGAAAGAGAGGGAAAATGTGGTGGAGAATTGCAGGGCTTTGGAGAAGAGTGTTGGAGAACTGGAGGCTAAAGCGGAGGGATTAAAGACCGGGCCAACGGAGAAGGAAATGCTGGAGAAGGAAAACAATGTGTTGGAAGAAGATGTGAAGAAGTTTCATGCAATGATTGCGGAGTTTACGGGAAGGGTTGCAGCGATGGAGAAGGTGTTGGAGGAAAAACAGAAGGAATTGAACGTTAAGGAAGAGGAGAGGAATCGAATTTGTGAGGAGAATGAGGAGCTTAAGAAGAGAGTGGAGTTGCAAACCTTTAATGCTAGAGATGTGGAGAGGATGAGAAGGGAGATGCAAGCTGTGGAGAAGGACATTGTGGAGGCAGAAATGGCAAGAAATTCATGGGAGGATAAGTCTTGGGATCTTGATTCTGCTATAGGGCAGAAGTTTAAGGAGCTTACCGCGCTTGCAATGGAGTGCAACCAGGCAATTAGGAG GTTAAAGCTTGGTAATGATTTCCAGTACGAGCTTAATGCTAAAGGTTCAACACCTGCTGAGGTGATGGGGATTGACTACAAAGCAATGCTTAAGCCTGAACTCGAAATCTATGCTGACAAAATAAGGGAGTGTTctaagaaaaagtttgaagacaTGATTGTCCTTCAGCAACAATCAAAAGAAATGGCTTCTAAGATTGAAGACAAGAAAAATTGTATTGCTGAACTTCAATCCCGTATTGATGAG GTTGAAGCCCCAATAAATTTGTTCAAGAAGGAAATACAGGACTGTGATCATAGATCTACTGCAGAAGCCAAGAAAATGGTTGAGGACGTCCAGTTCGAGACGCATAAGTTAGATATCACGGAAAGAGAAGCAACAGAGATTCTAAAG GCTTCGCAACTGAGGTTGCAAGAAGCAATCCAACAAAGTGAAGAGGAAATTCAGATACACGCACGTCAACTCTTTATGGTCGTTGATTCAGTGTCAAAATATAAAGAACACGTTGAATCCAAAATTTCAGAGATGAGGGTTAGTCTCTCGGAAACTGCTGCCGCCGTATCAGATGCTTACAAGGGTTCATTGCCAGCACAGTTCCCTGGTAGTGCGAATGCAAATTAG
- the LOC121222483 gene encoding uncharacterized protein: MAKGSKGRRRSAFRQCRPTPYSLSSQRPGISGDLYHKKCSKPLDKKDWEDVTCSVCMECPHNAVLLLCSSHDKGCRPYMCGTSFRYSNCLDQYKKFYTKVVSASHEESLHGSIDDLVLAPSVEKCEVTELACPLCRGQVKGWTVVEPAREYLNAKKRSCMQDDCTFVGTFKELRKHMKANHPCAKPREVDPTLEQKWRRLEREREREDVISTIRSAMPGAMVFGDYVIEGNHRGFETDEEDGPDTDPADRNGNFEVGLDSNVVNFFLLLHAFGPSGNDLSRRPRQPTHTPDEDTVGIHHTSPVGDLGSSGQDDDEDDGSDISLVSRLRRHGRLLLGRAGRRRRRREGTTGGQI, from the coding sequence ATGGCAAAAGGAAGCAAAGGACGACGTAGAAGTGCTTTCAGGCAATGCCGGCCAACCCCATACTCATTGTCCTCACAGCGCCCAGGGATCTCTGGGGATTTGTACCACAAAAAATGTTCCAAACCTTTGGATAAGAAAGATTGGGAAGATGTAACATGTTCTGTTTGCATGGAGTGCCCTCACAATGCTGTTCTTCTTCTCTGTTCATCTCATGACAAGGGCTGCCGTCCCTACATGTGTGGAACTAGCTTCCGATATTCAAATTGCCTTGACCAGTACAAGAAGTTCTACACTAAAGTAGTCTCAGCCAGTCACGAAGAATCTTTGCATGGTTCCATTGATGATCTGGTTCTAGCGCCAAGTGTTGAGAAGTGTGAAGTGACGGAACTTGCATGTCCACTTTGCAGGGGTCAAGTGAAAGGATGGACTGTGGTGGAACCTGCAAGGGAATATTTAAATGCTAAAAAGAGAAGCTGCATGCAGGATGACTGTACCTTTGTTGGGACTTTTAAGGAACTAAGGAAACACATGAAAGCCAATCATCCGTGTGCCAAGCCACGCGAAGTGGATCCTACTCTTGAACAGAAATGGAGAAGGCTTGAACGAGAGCGTGAAAGAGAGGACGTGATAAGCACAATAAGATCAGCTATGCCAGGGGCAATGGTTTTTGGTGATTACGTGATAGAAGGAAATCATCGTGGTTTCGAGACAGATGAAGAAGATGGTCCCGACACAGATCCTGCAGATCGTAACGGAAATTTTGAAGTTGGCTTAGATAGTAATGTCGTTAACTTCTTTCTTCTCCTGCATGCATTTGGTCCATCAGGTAATGACCTGAGTAGACGACCAAGGCAACCTACACACACACCCGACGAGGACACTGTTGGCATTCACCACACCTCCCCCGTTGGGGATCTCGGTTCCTCTGGTCAAGATGACGACGAAGATGATGGCAGCGATATTTCTTTGGTTAGCCGCCTTCGCCGGCATGGCAGACTTCTTTTGGGACGTGCAGGCCGAAGACGTAGACGAAGAGAAGGCACCACGGGGGGTCAAATATAG
- the LOC107908599 gene encoding partner of Y14 and mago has protein sequence MASNNGGGEQQSKKTAELGKPLKEGERILEPSRRPDGTLRKPVRIRAGYIPQEEVAIYQSKGALWKKEMASQVGPPGYDPPTDTKLKTKSAKRNERKKEKRVQAALEKGKNSEAVAGDEIKGDGLTEEDLDHGSESIKSLTSQMTDLAVFQNLVSTSPLSNSVDASDAVTPAQDLDKKIRALKKKIRLVEAQQQKTPQQDMKPEQLEKLAKLEGWREELKLLEDKKDEFAAL, from the exons ATGGCTAGCAATAATGGTGGTGGTGAACAGCAATCGAAGAAAACGGCGGAATTGGGCAAACCCTTAAAAGAAGGAGAAAGAATTCTAGAACCAAGTCGAAGACCCGATGGTACCCTTCGAAAACCCGTTCGGATTCGGGCCGGGTATATTCCTCAGGAGGAAGTCGCCATTTACCAGTCCAAAGGTGCCCTG TGGAAAAAGGAGATGGCTTCACAAGTAGGGCCTCCAGGTTACGATCCACCTACAGATACAAAACTGAAAACCAAGTCAGCAAAAAGAAATGAACGAAAGAAAGAGAAACGGGTACAG GCTGCTCTTGAAAAGGGTAAGAACTCAGAAGCAGTGGCTGGTGATGAGATTAAAGGAGACGGTTTAACTGAGGAAGATTTAGATCATGGATCCGAATCTATTAAATCATTGACTTCTCAGATGACAGATCTTGCTGTTtttcaaaatcttgtttcaaCCTCTCCTCTCTCAAACTCAGTGGATGCCTCAGATGCTGTGACACCAGCTCAAGATCTCGATAAAAAAATCCGGGCACTTAAAAAGAAG ATCCGGTTAGTGGAAGCTCAACAGCAGAAAACTCCGCAGCAAGATATGAAGCCGGAACAGTTGGAAAAACTGGCAAAACTAGAAGGTTGGCGTGAGGAGCTAAAGCTTTTGGAGGACAAAAAGGATGAATTTGCAGCATTGTAA